The segment ctttatgtccaaatacctccttgttGAGTTtattgagtttattttatttttacagggacagtgcacattaatgaACATTTCAGaaaaaagtgccggttttagccagccggctaattttcaaccacagtccctgggcaggttattaaaaacaattacaatatagacaatcattgagcagtgagcacacgcagagcaacataggacaagcaagacatagcatacaggcagagcaacataggacaagcaagacgtagcatacagacagagcaacagaacaaaaaacagaaagacaacattcataaaagcaacaaagtgtttccgcacctcacaagctacagaaaACCAACATGGAAAGTGGTaatacacagctagggattatgatcacaaatctgattgacctttagccatgtattCATACATTTTGCGAAAGTGTGAtaggtggtgcagttatgtgtctCTGGTGgtagtgtattccagacatgggaagctctctcagagaaagcggatttactaaaggtgcttttcctatacagtcacctctcacggcagaccttgtggatctgctgccatatgtttgggttttctgtttaacaaaaatactgagtggagggggagccaggccatttaggatcttgaatacaagacatgcattggtgtattgcacaagattttcccaactcaagagctcatgttttctaaggatgtgacaatgatgatggctattgggcttcctatcaagcactttgagagcctgtttgtagacagactgaataggttttaatgttgtacagcaagcttgggcccaactagtcaagcagtatgttaagtgggggagtatcatagatttgaagtacagttttgctacctctgttgTCAAACAATTTTGTATAAATCAGAAATTAGCTAGATTGAATTTGGTTATCTGAATGAcgtttttcacatgctttttaaaagagaggttggaatcaagtatgatgtcAAGGTACTtcaaatcagataccacctggagcttctcccctgacacatagacatctggttcagtagcatctgttgccctctttgtgaataacatgcaaacagtttttttcacattgagatgcaaacatgagtcactgagccactttgtaacctggaccattacagtagtgaggtaatatataatataatataatatatgccatttagcagacgcttttatccaaagcgacttacagtcatgtgtgcatacattctacgtatggttgatcccgggaatcgaacccactaccctggcgttacaagtgccatgctctaccaactgagctacagaaggacttgtgcagcttgttgtttgctctatgcatgcacatatatcactgtatcatctgcatacatttgaatttcagacccagtacagacagaaggcagatcattaatgtacaggctgaacaggaggggccccggTATTGatccttggggcacgcccacatcatagctaagagtgggtgacagctcattgctcactctgacacactgagttctgccttcaaggtatgatttcagtTTAACTTgaacaattttgtgatgagaatctcatggaaTCTCATCTCTGTTGTTAgcgcgtttagcccagtaatccaaattcatgacggcacgagcagacgaaaagtcaaaaagttccttTACATTccttagaaacatgtcaaacgaagtatagaatcaatctttaggatgtttttaacatgaatcttcaataatgttccaaccggagaattcctttgtctgtagaaatgcaatggcacagagctcgctctcacgtgaacgagcgtcacaagctcatggcactctgccagaccactgactcaaacagcccttatgtgcaacatgaccaatatcccactgtatcttcaatagggaatgagttgaaaaatgacaaacctcagatttcccacttcctgactggatttttttctcaggtttttgtatGCCATATGTATTCTCACAGacgtcattcaaacagttttagaaacttcagagtgttttctatccaaatctactaataatatgcatatattagcaactggtactgagtagcaggcagttcactctgggcacctctgggcaccttattcatccaagcttctcaatactgcccccagccataagaagttttaaacaaatgtggtttctacttacaattgagatgtacaaactatggcataaggtgATGACGAGGGCAATCCGTAATTTTGTTGAAGAtgttaatgagcgagctaggacaatCAGGactataactatttgttcagcacttagCGACCGTATCCAGAACATGGGCCGATCTTACAGTATtatccctgtacaccaagtcagtaCCGTAAGacaaataaagggggcatataagtagaaaatgaaagctcttacaatattcaatgatgacatttctctaaaacaggctataggctacatgtgcaccaccaacaGCTAACCGCTTACTGctcaacatacacttagtattactttcttaactgcactatacatatctccctggcatattacataatttatgcagcagcctacaatacatttttggactcaccttgttgtgctgtgctcacttgaaatGGAAGGTGGTGcggcggtccttcgtgggcaaattttgtcatcagacattgtcatcaaagtctggcattctctgaatTTATGGTGCTTTCCAGAAatctgggaactctgaaaaaaacaaggttgaatcatgacgtcagtgatcttcaggtcggagctctagaaagaggcccgagttccttACTTGGAATtcagagttggatgaccgttcaaaacgtattttcccagtctaAGCTAATTCTTTACGactttccagttgtcttgaactcaatgaagtctgagatttcccagttccgagtttccagttgttttgaacgcggcagaagtcatgctggacagcatggccaatgttgaatgtttatccttttaaacttggaaaagagacccttaaacccagattTGGACCATACAATGACTccattgaatagcaggctagtgttTGCTTTGCAAACCATTCACTGCTGAATTTGCAATTTaaaacttgttgtgtaatgtttatgtccaatggccgatgagNNNNNNNNNNNNNNNNNNNNNNNNNNNNNNNNNNNNNNNNNNNNNNNNNNNNNNNNNNNNNNNNNNNNNNNNNNNNNNNNNNNNNNNNNNNNNNNNNNNNctctagagcagtgatgttttggggctgttgctgggcaacaccgactttcaactccctccaaagattttctatggggttgagatctggagattggctaggccactccaggaccttgaaatgcttcttacgaagccactccttcgttgccagtgcagtgtgtttgggatcattgtcatgctgaaagacccagccacgtttcatcttcaatgcccttgctgatggaaggatgttttcactcaaaatctcacgatacatggccccattcattctttcctttacacggatcattCGTCCtgatccctttgcagaaaaacagtcccaaagcatgatgtttccacccccatgcttcacagtaggtatggtattctttggatgcaactcagcattctttgtcctccaaacacgacgtgttgagtttttaccaaaaagttatattttggtttcatctgaccatatgacattctcccaatcttcttctggatcatccaaatgctctctagcaaacttcagacgggcctggacatgtactggcttaagcagggggacacgtctggcactgcaggattttagtccctggcggcgtagtgtgttactgaaggtaggctttgttactttggtcccagctctctgcaggtcattcactaggtccccccgtgtggttctgagatttttgctcaccgttcttgtgatcattttgaccccacgtggtgagatcttgcgtggagccccagatcgagggagattatcagtggtcttgtatgtcttccatttcctaataattgctcccacagttgatttcttcaaaccaagctgcttacctattgcagattcagtcttcccagcctggtgcaggtctaaaattttgtttctggtgtcctttgacagctctttggtcttggccaaaggttgtggacaggtgtctatgcacacatgactgtaagtcgctttggataaaagcgtctgctaaatggcatttattattattatattattatactgataacaaggtCAAACACgggccattaatacaggtaatgagtggaggacagaggagcctcttaaagaagaagttacaggtctgtgcgAGCCAGaactcttgcttgtttgtaggtgaccaaatacttattttcaccataatttgcaaataaattcataaaaaatcctacaatgtgatattctggattttttttctcattttgtctatcatagttgaagtgtacctatgatgaaattataggcctcatctttttaagtgggagaacttgcacaattggtggctgactaaatacttttttgccccactgtatacactgTATTCTGACTTTGACTTAATTCCCTCCTAATTCCAATTCGTTTACACCTGAGCAATCTGTCGGTTCCCGATGGAACAACATCTGCTTTTTTCTGATAACATAATTATCCATGCACGGTAATTTACACTTTGAGAGCTATTGATAAAAGCTAGGTAAATTAGTAAACCTTTTGGATAAGAGgattgtaaatgtaaataacaattGTTTTAGATCTACTATATTTGACTTTGTGAtcgctggagacaaatgtgaaaccagtcatatggcCTTATAATTTCCAGGGATGACATTTGGAGACTCAATCAAATGACAGTATAGTGCCAAATTTACCGAGTTGATTTCTGATTTGCAGAATGTTTTAATTATATGCCCGGACTTTACACTGTATTTCTTTTATAAACATTATTAGCCACTATCTGGTAGCCACCGtcagtaatacccacatacatttataactgtcacctTAGTGTTGTCACCATTTTGCATCATTCCATTACATCCTTGGTTTATCTTTCCTTCTTCTGTCATGTTTATGTGGTTGTTCCTGTGGATTGCTAGGAATAGGGGATCATATTAGGCTAACGTATTGAATTGAATATGGTaactttcaggatgaatcaaaccaCTATACATTTAGTGTGTGAAGGCTCTCCAAACCAAacctgtttttattattattcataAATACTTTCCTACCCTAAATACTATGCAAGATCAGAATATTTTTTTAATCTACCAGTTGGTGATGAAAAGGAGACTAATATTTACATAGCTTTCTTTAATTGATCCCTAATATTCAGATATTCCAGTGAGTCTGTCAAGAGAATTCTAATTAAAGGTACACCAAATAACATTTAAATGGATGACTTTAGATAAATCTactgaaaaccctattgaatgaaaTCGCCACGAGAACAATCTGTTGGCCAGCAGCTGGGATGGTTTTCAGCAGTTTAATAAAATTAATGCTGCATTCACATCACGTCGGAAACTGACATTTCTGACTGGCTAACCTAGGTCGAAGAGTTGGATCTCGAGTTTCCCACTTGGGAGGTACCCATTTAAGCACCTGCacaaggtaagtctgaataccatcTACTAAGAAGTGCCTAGGAAAGGCGTACATTTTCCTAATTCTGAATCGGGCTCTATTTGAATATGGAAGTATGGGATGGTGGAACAGTAGCCGGGATGTGGACACTAAATTAGGGTTAGGATTGTAAttatggctagggttagagttaaacTGAGGTGTGGTCATTATGCTTGTGTTAGGCATTATGCTATAGTGTTAGGATTGAGTTTATGTCATTGGCTAGAATTAAGGTTGAGATGTGGTGTGGCCTTGAAGCTAGGGTAAGGGATGAGGTTAGGATTGAGCCGGTGTGTTGGAAATGAAGTTAGGTTTGAGCTTAGGTTTAGGTTGAGAACCTCGCTCCCCAAATAGCGCTCCCCCACTTTAACTCCTGACTACATGAACCCatatctcaccatctctctcaccaGATGGTTAGACAGACACTTGGTTGCTTTGCCTTTGTGATGACATCGAACATTCTGTGTGGTAAACATTAATCCTGTTTTGGTGGACCAGTGGATAAATGTGTACAGTCTGATTGGACATAGAAAAAAGTGAGGGTCAGATCTGGTCTGTAATGTGCCCGCTAGGACTTTTAGCACTGATGAATCAGGGCTTTTAACTCGACAGTATGCCCAGGATCAAGACTTTTGGCAGTGCAGCCAGGCCACCAAATCcctgttcattaaaataacaaataaagtGGGATCAGCCCATCTGTCGATTGAGGTTCATATAGTGGTCCCTGCGCCTGGTGAGCCAGATCATCACTCCTGTAGAGGACGGACTCCAGGGAGATTTACCAGGATGAGTAAGGTAAGACCTTGGGAGGAGGGGACACTTTCACTATCTGTCTCTATATTGCACTGTAAGATAGTGGGCCGAACCAGTGTAGACTTCCTCCCAGCCCTCTGCTAACCCATTGCAACTTAACTCACAGCCTAAACATGCATCATAGCAGAACTATATTAGGTCAAAGTAAGgcgtcatgcccatagggggcacgTGCACCCTCAGATTTGTCCTGCTAAAAGAATTAGGGCGGCACTttatttgttattgtttattgtttctcTGTAATAGGCTACTACTAGCCACATAGCAATTATATGAAGTTTGCTTTAGCTtgcccagataggttcccaaactcacaacctcataactagctaccccTGAAATCATTTCAGGCTGTCAATCAAGGTAGAGTAGGTAGGTTGTTTAACTATCTTAGCTGGTATGCCTGCTGGCAAGATTGGTATACTTTAGAAAAGCAACCaataactaaatgtactgaataataCTCACATTACTTTCAATATTTTACCCAGATTTGAGCAGAGTTAGTTTCTTTAAACAAAATAACCACCAGCCAGGAGGATTAAATCAAAATTCTCAGGATTTACGGCATGGCGCCCCTGGGTCTAACTGTCTCTGAACAGGACAGTAAGGCCACACATTTATTGTCATTACTTAGACTTTGAAACATTGGCACTGTGTTGAAATTGGTGATGTTGATTAGACTGAGGAAATGACACATCATATGCATGCATTTAACAACATATGACGGTTGAGTCCATTGTGGGTTTCAGGACCATGAAGTATATAAACCCTGTATTGCTGATTCTATATATTGGCCAATGAGAGGTTTTGAAGCCACCTgttggccatattggcactcACCAGgagagcagtcctccataggaatgaatggaattccacagtatttcaattaaatgtttcaaggacaaaattacatgtattttaagtatttttgttgttgttgtgtggacAGTAAACATTAGTAAtctaaaaaaaaatacttttatgtttagctcacatataATTtcaaagtatgcattaaggtgcCTAATGGAATAAATGTGGCAGTGTAGTGCCAAAATGGAGGCACtgtggcttcaacacagcgccccctatcaGTGATCTAGTGAATATATAAACAATTGGTTCAGGTGTATACTACGGTCTTAAGTTGTGTGCTCTCCTACCTCCCATTTCGACTACAGATAACTTTCTACGAGGACAGCAACTTCCAGGGGCGCTCTTATGAGTGCGATGCAGACTGCGCTGACATGCACCCCCATTTCAGCTGCTGTAACTCCATCAAGGTAGATAGCGGCTGCTGGGTGCTGTACGAGCGTCCCAACTACACAGGCTATCAGTACGTGCTGACCAGAGGGGAGTACCCAGAGTACCAGCACTGGATGGGATACAATGACAGCATCCGCTCCTGCCGTACCTTCTCCTATGTGAGCAACCTAATTGTCTTTGAGGTGTTGCCGTGTTACCCTGCCAGGCTGATACTCCATTCAGTAATACTTCAGACATCAATCAAACGATTACAAAGTTTTGAATGTAGAATATTTTACCGATGGAGTGAATGGGGTTACCCTCGGATTGATGTATGGTTATGAATGTTCAAATCCATTCTGAGGGCAGGTTGATAATGCAACACATTTGGGTTTCTTctttacaaaaaaaaacagcAAATTCCTAGGCTCTGTGATGAGAACCTGATTGAGTGGGTGAATCTCCTTGGTAGGACATGACGGTTATTATATTGAATGACATGGAgcaacacaatataacaatacAGCAAGAATCTAGAATGTCCTGAACACGCTGATTCCTATCTCCCTACCTGCAGACTAGCGGAGGCCCATACCGCATGCGCATCTATGAACGCCCCAACTTCCAGGGCCAGACGATGGAGTTCGCCGAGGACTGTGAGTCTGTCCAGGAACGCTTCCGCAGCCGTGACGTCTACTCCTGTAACGTTCTGGAGGGCTACTGGACCCTCTATGAACACCCCAACTACCGCGGCCGCCAGTACTTCATGAGGCCTGGAGAGTACAAGAAGTTTAGTGACTGGGGCGCCACATGTGCCACCACTGGCTCCTTCCGTAGGATCACAGAGTTTTAGATAAGAacaccctctctgcctccctaaaTGCAGCTCATCTCTAGTTGGCACTGGCTTGTCAATAGAAGAGTATGCCTATTCTAACACACAGGACTGTGTCAATATATTTTATGAATTTGAAATAGATATTTGGTCATTATTAAGTTACAAAGGTAACTCTGAATGAGTCTGAATGAGTCTGAATAAATTAATCTATTGTGAATGTTTCTTGTGATATTTCTTTTGAATAGGCTAGCTAAACAGTTTGGGTGAAGTTGAAACCAATTCACTGCAACACATACTGTAAATGCAGTTTGGTGATAGGCCAGTAGTAAGGGAACCAGTTTGATATGGACCCAGTTCATATTCAAATCGTGTACTTACAGCGttgggggagtgccaagatggaggcactgTGGTTTCAACACAGCGCCCCTATTTGTGATCTAGTGTATATTTAAATCATTGGTTTAAGAGTATAATATAGCCTGAAGTTGTGTGCTCTCTCTCAGATCAAAGTAAGAGGAAAACAATTGATTTGCTAATGGCGTATATGCAAATCTGACATGGACAATAGAATTAAAGCCCATTCTGATATCAAGTCTGCATGGTCCTCTGAAGACAGTGACACAGCACTCTTCCGCACAGCTttagagagaagggtggatggatggatggcggGCGGGGTCTGGGTGCTATTGGCTGCCTTTCCTATTGATGTGTTCACCCAGGGTTCTATGCCATAAATAGTGCAACACAGGATTACACTGTTGAAAACATACCATGTTGGCAAAGCTCCCAATCGGAAAAACGGGCCACACACAAAAGCATGGAATTTCATGTGTGAGTTTTTATTGTTTTGAAAGGATCCCCCTATCAATATGTAACACATATCATAGCAACACGTGTTTGGTATCTTCCTCTAAAGATAACTGTATACTCATCATATACAGTAAATGGCTATCAGATCTATCAATCAACATACCACCCAGCTAAACATGCACAATCACAGATCAAATTGTTTTATAAGATCATTATGAAGTATTTTGACTATACCGACAACGTATAGCTATAATACATATCAACACTTAGTCCATCAACCTCAAGTGATTGAAATGCATACATTTGTGATGATTTGAGTACACAATATCAAATTAAATATGACGGCAAATTACTTAATTTGATTAAATTGCTTATTAACCTGGGTCTGGTTTAGCAATTGTGATACTTTCTCCGACTGGCATCAGCTCATTGATCTTTCCAGTGCCTGCCTGTCAATGATGTGTGCAGCTTTTTCTGGACGCTAGGATATGAACACAGCCATCACCATGGTTGGACAAGAGTAGCAAAACTCCTGTATGTTGTGTTTGTGCTGACATGCTGGCATGACTGATTTGAATAACAACACATGCAATGTTATCTTTCCCCCTAGGGGAATGTATATAAAGATAAACCACCTCATTGGCCACCAGCACAGCAAGCAGAACGAGCAGCTCGCCAACCAAACGCAAATATGATGGGAAAGGTTTGTATTTTAGGCCATTTTACATTTACAGAAACTAAATATGCaagcacacatacaaacacattgtATATTTAATCAAACACATATGTTGTTATTTAGACTCATTTCATCATACAGTATATCTGTAGGCTGCCTATATCACATCTTtacttgttgttgtttttccatTGATTTCCTTATTAATGCTACTTCAAAAATGATCCTTGTTCTTCCATCAGATCATCTTCTACGAGGACAAGAACTTCGGTGGCCGTCACCATGAGTGCATGAGTGACTGCGCTGATCTTCACTCCATGTTCAACCGCTGCCAATCCATCAGGGTGGTGAGCGGTATGTTCATGATCTACGAGCACCCCAACTTCATGGGACACCAGCATTTCCTGAGGAAGGGAGAGTACTCCGACTACATGCGCATGATGGGAATGAACGAGTGTGTCAAGTCCTGCCGCATGATCCCCATGGTAAGGGAACTGTCCCATACCATTATTTCTCAAACACATATGATCTACTTACTGTATCACTGTATATTTGAGAGTACTTACACATAATCTAGGTTTTGATCATATCGTAGTATATCACCAAACCATCTATGGGGGGTGTATCATGTTATCCTTAGTGGTTTAATCATCAAACATTTACATAATCAATCTTCAATTCCTTAAATCAGTTAGATTGCCAGCCTTTCTGTGAGCATTTAAatagttgtttttgtattgatgtGTTAATTAACAATAAAGAAAAGTTATATTTAGAACACAGATGATCATGGAATATAACCCTGTTTCCTTTTCTGTCCCCTCCAGCACCGTGGTAACTTCAAGATGAGGCTGTACGACCGCTCTGACATGGGAGGCCAGATGATGGAGCTGGATGACGACTGCCCCAACTGTATGGACCGTTTCCGTATGTCCGACTTCAACTCCTGCAACGTGATGGATGGCCACTGGCTGATGTATGATCAGGCCAACTATAGAGGACACCACTACTACCTGAGGCCCGGCCAGTACCGTAGATACAACGACTGGGGAGGCATGAGCTCCAAGATCGGCTCAATCAGGCGCATTATGGACCTCTAAAGAAGGAAGGGTCCTTGTAAAATGTCTACTTTATGCCTTGTTTCACACACTGAATAAAATGGTGTCAGTGCTCAAGTGTTTTCAGTTTTGTTCTTGCTCTCTGAGCATTGCAGGCCTGCTCTCCAGTGTGGATGTTAGCAGCAGGGGTGGCACCACGACACCCGACTTCCTCGCTCTGCTTAGAGGGATCAATAAAGCTATTGCAGTATTGATCAGACAGGAGTCAAAGCGTGAtctctattatactgtactggATCATTCATGCTCTACCCTCATTACTGTTCAGTGTTAACCAAACAAACCAGTTTCAGTGCTCAAAGCGGTCTAAAGGCCAGTGATTTATAAGATACTCTGAGATGTCTTAAAAACACAAAGGCCATTCAACTGAAAAGTGTATCCTCCTTAATGGAGTTAACATACTATACTCGATATTGTGCATTTGTGGCTGCTGTGATCTGCTCCACAGATAAATGCATTCATAAAGCCCTTTCTAACGTAACAAGGTACTATGTGGCTATGTCAGGACCTCCCTGCTTCCACTGGAGGCCAAGGGTGCACATATGTGAAGCCTATAGAGCTAAATATTTGAAGGGCCAGAACTATCTTGTCGGTGCATAAACTATCATAGTTAGTCAATTTTGTATGCTCATATGTCTGATTACATACTACCTAGTAGCGAGTTGTGTTGTCATGCTATTGGAGAACATATTATGTTGGAGAATAGTACATATAAGAACAATTTCTTACAAATAACTGAATTTAACAAAGAAATCAGAGGTATGTATAGATAGTAAGGATAGGATGAAGGATTTGATTGGAAACATACTATCCTATATAACTGAAACAATAAATCAAATACTTTTCAAATAACATACGAATGTGACTCACATCCAGTTTATATTTTGAGACATGCATTTGTAAACATACATCACTTGTATTTCAATTTCAACATCAATCTTTAGTCTTTATATTTAATATTTAATGTATAAAATATTTCATAATTACATTTAATTTAAGAAAATACAACATTAAATAATATATTTTAAGTGCCAAGCTACATGTACAGACAATTTGGGATTTTTGTAACTGCATTTAAAATAGGATCTCCCACTGTAGTCCTATTTCTATACTGAGGGTGGCAAAATAATACCAAGTACAGATAATAACATACATacaaatacatttatttattaGATTACCTATACTGAAAAAACCTATACTGTCATATAATATATACTGAAAAAACCTATACTGTCATATACTATATACTGAAAAAACCTATACTgtcatatactatatactaaaAAACCTATACGGTCATATAATATATACTGAAAAAACCTATACTGTCATATACTATATACTGAAAAAACCTATACGGTCATATAATATATACTGAAAAAACCTATACTGTCATATACTATAGACTGGAAAAAACTATACTGTCATATACTATATACTGAAAAAACCTATACTGTCATATACTATATACTGAAAAAAATCGATACTGTCAAATACTATATACTGAAAGAAATCTATACTGTCATATACTATATCCTGAAAAAACCTATGCTGTCATATACTATATAGTGAAAAAAATCTATACTGTTAAATACTATATCCTGAAAAAACCTATACTGTCATATACTATATACTGAAAAAATCTATACTGTCAAATACTATATactaaaaaaaatctatattgtCATGTACTATAGACTGAAAAAAATATGTGTGATAGATTCCACCCATCCCAAATAGTTCAGTTCAACCCATTCATGAAAGTATAGTTATGTAGAGTGGAGACATTGGAAAGCACATCACATTTCAATTGGAAGAAAAGCAGAAACATACAAAAGGTGAAAAAGTCCAAACAGACAAATCTTTCCTTGTGTGAATCCCACTTATTGTATTATTGTCTCGTTATATAATGGTAAGATGTATGTGtcacggtcttcctcctcttcatctgaagaggagaggcgagaaggatcggaggaccaaaatgcggcgtggtatgtgttcatggtgAGTATTTAATGAAagaaagtactgaacactgaatacaaaaacaataaaccaataacgaccgtgaagctataaatgagacctgtgctgacacaagcaactaacatagacaatcacccacaaacaaacagtgcaacccaggctacctaagtatgattctcaatcagagacaactaatgacacctgcctctgattgagaaccatactaggccaaaacatacaaatcccaaaatcatagaaaaacaaacaaagactgcccaccccaactcacgccctgaccatactaaat is part of the Oncorhynchus gorbuscha isolate QuinsamMale2020 ecotype Even-year linkage group LG09, OgorEven_v1.0, whole genome shotgun sequence genome and harbors:
- the LOC124043977 gene encoding gamma-crystallin S-1-like, whose amino-acid sequence is MMGKIIFYEDKNFGGRHHECMSDCADLHSMFNRCQSIRVVSGMFMIYEHPNFMGHQHFLRKGEYSDYMRMMGMNECVKSCRMIPMHRGNFKMRLYDRSDMGGQMMELDDDCPNCMDRFRMSDFNSCNVMDGHWLMYDQANYRGHHYYLRPGQYRRYNDWGGMSSKIGSIRRIMDL
- the LOC124043978 gene encoding gamma-crystallin M2-like — encoded protein: MSKITFYEDSNFQGRSYECDADCADMHPHFSCCNSIKVDSGCWVLYERPNYTGYQYVLTRGEYPEYQHWMGYNDSIRSCRTFSYTSGGPYRMRIYERPNFQGQTMEFAEDCESVQERFRSRDVYSCNVLEGYWTLYEHPNYRGRQYFMRPGEYKKFSDWGATCATTGSFRRITEF